In a single window of the Methanobacterium formicicum DSM 3637 genome:
- a CDS encoding nucleotide sugar dehydrogenase — protein MIKENSPIAIFGLGHMGLPTAALLAKSGLKVVGVDINKETVEMVNSGQSPIMEPGLEAMVKKAVENGCLSATTDTLSAVGAVNVIMIIVPTPVDDDKKSDLSAVISASKSISAGLKKDDLVIIESTVPPGTCENLVIPLLEKSGLKAGADFKVAYTPERALPNNTLYEMTHNARVIGGVDSESTQMAVSLYHRITEGEIIMVQDLVTAEMVKLMENTYRDTNIALANELALVCDTLGVDAIEAIQAANHHPRVNIHTPGPGVGGHCLSIDPYFLVEIARERGLETPLIQASRKVNEDMPGEVVRIIQKALEGEGKTISGSKIGVLGAAYKGNVADARETPAKPLIEELISKNADVLVNDPYVSPEIIRSWGAQIVGLETALESDVVVLVTDHDLYRNIKPEMIKNRLLVCTRPILDRETFQKEGVIFKGVGRS, from the coding sequence ATGATTAAAGAAAATTCACCCATAGCAATATTCGGTTTGGGCCACATGGGGCTTCCCACAGCCGCATTACTGGCAAAAAGTGGTCTGAAAGTGGTGGGGGTTGATATAAACAAAGAAACTGTGGAAATGGTTAACTCAGGCCAATCTCCAATTATGGAACCCGGTCTGGAGGCAATGGTTAAAAAAGCAGTGGAAAATGGCTGTTTATCTGCCACTACAGACACTTTAAGTGCAGTAGGAGCAGTTAATGTAATCATGATCATCGTTCCCACCCCAGTGGATGATGATAAAAAATCAGATCTTTCTGCAGTTATCTCTGCATCAAAATCAATTTCTGCAGGTTTAAAAAAGGATGACCTGGTTATCATTGAAAGCACGGTACCACCAGGCACTTGTGAGAACCTGGTAATTCCTTTACTGGAGAAAAGTGGTCTTAAAGCTGGAGCAGATTTCAAAGTTGCTTACACTCCAGAAAGAGCCCTTCCCAATAACACACTCTATGAAATGACCCACAATGCAAGGGTAATAGGCGGGGTAGATTCAGAAAGTACTCAAATGGCAGTATCACTCTACCATAGAATTACAGAGGGTGAAATCATAATGGTACAGGATCTGGTAACTGCAGAAATGGTTAAACTGATGGAAAACACTTACCGGGATACCAACATAGCCCTGGCCAATGAACTGGCATTAGTATGTGATACTTTAGGAGTGGATGCCATTGAAGCCATCCAGGCAGCCAACCACCACCCCCGAGTCAACATACACACACCAGGGCCAGGAGTAGGGGGGCACTGCCTCTCCATAGACCCTTACTTCCTGGTGGAAATTGCCAGGGAAAGGGGATTAGAAACACCCCTAATACAGGCTTCCAGAAAGGTTAACGAGGACATGCCTGGTGAAGTTGTCCGAATAATACAGAAAGCTCTGGAGGGTGAAGGTAAAACTATTTCCGGATCTAAAATTGGAGTTTTAGGTGCAGCTTACAAGGGAAACGTTGCTGATGCCAGGGAAACACCTGCAAAACCTTTAATTGAGGAATTAATCAGTAAAAATGCTGATGTTCTGGTCAATGACCCTTATGTATCTCCTGAAATCATTAGATCCTGGGGTGCTCAGATCGTAGGCCTGGAAACTGCCCTTGAAAGTGATGTGGTTGTCTTGGTAACTGATCATGACCTCTACCGGAACATCAAACCAGAAATGATTAAAAATCGATTGTTGGTATGTACCCGACCTATTCTTGACAGGGAAACCTTCCAAAAGGAGGGTGTAATCTTCAAGGGAGTTGGAAGGTCTTGA
- the hacB gene encoding homoaconitase small subunit codes for MKKEINGKVWKFRDSIDTDVIIPGRYLRTFSLDELASHVMEGENSEFAKNVEKGDIIVAGWNFGCGSSREQAPVALKHAGVDAIVARSFARIFYRNAINVGLPVIVADIEADEGDKLQIDLEKGIIQNLTTGKSCHIQPFHDFMLGILQDGGLVPHYLHNKQDTNSDGL; via the coding sequence ATGAAAAAGGAAATAAATGGTAAAGTTTGGAAGTTCAGGGATAGTATAGATACCGATGTAATAATACCTGGACGATACTTGAGAACTTTCAGTTTAGATGAACTTGCAAGTCATGTTATGGAAGGAGAGAACTCTGAATTCGCCAAAAATGTTGAAAAGGGTGATATCATTGTAGCAGGATGGAATTTTGGCTGTGGTTCCTCCCGGGAACAGGCCCCTGTAGCCTTAAAACATGCAGGTGTAGATGCTATTGTGGCCCGATCCTTTGCACGCATATTTTACCGTAACGCTATAAACGTGGGTTTACCAGTCATAGTGGCAGATATAGAAGCAGATGAAGGAGACAAGCTTCAAATTGATCTGGAAAAGGGAATAATACAAAATCTCACCACGGGAAAAAGCTGCCATATTCAACCATTCCATGATTTCATGTTGGGAATATTACAGGATGGGGGTTTAGTTCCTCATTATTTACATAATAAGCAGGATACCAATTCTGATGGACTTTGA
- a CDS encoding HVO_0476 family zinc finger protein → MKCPVCDSESCEIIKTKGKNTKEVLIKCNECGNTFRETIVIPKMVECRVIISKFEESVKKTIKIYPDEILEAGEVLVVDGEEVEITSLENIRGGRVLKSPVSELVTIWATSLAGPTRVGISIDYGGRILSRKVEVERDFQFNVGDVLKLERAVLQIKSMKTITSRVRKGGATAEQIKRVYGRPADKRDRVQYDLTSKIVETAEIVDED, encoded by the coding sequence ATGAAATGTCCAGTTTGTGACTCTGAATCTTGTGAAATAATTAAAACCAAGGGTAAGAACACTAAAGAAGTTCTTATAAAGTGCAATGAATGTGGAAACACATTTAGAGAGACTATTGTTATTCCTAAAATGGTGGAGTGCCGGGTAATCATCAGTAAGTTTGAAGAATCTGTGAAAAAAACCATTAAAATTTATCCTGACGAGATTTTAGAGGCAGGAGAAGTACTGGTGGTGGATGGGGAGGAAGTGGAAATAACCTCACTGGAAAACATCAGAGGGGGCCGTGTCTTGAAAAGCCCAGTTTCTGAACTGGTAACTATTTGGGCTACATCCCTTGCCGGGCCAACCAGAGTAGGAATATCCATTGATTATGGTGGCAGAATCCTATCCCGAAAGGTGGAAGTTGAAAGAGATTTCCAGTTTAATGTAGGAGACGTTTTGAAGCTGGAAAGAGCAGTCCTTCAAATAAAATCAATGAAAACCATCACTTCAAGAGTTAGAAAAGGTGGAGCTACTGCAGAACAAATTAAAAGAGTTTACGGAAGACCTGCAGATAAAAGGGACAGAGTTCAATATGATCTAACCTCTAAAATAGTGGAAACCGCTGAAATAGTCGATGAAGATTAA
- a CDS encoding GerW family sporulation protein, with amino-acid sequence MMDIQDPIKTTVEEIRKVLNIENVIGEVIESEDKVMIPVTRMGMAFGAGMGEGKGTSNEGGSAAAAGGGAGIEPVAMVVVFKGQSGPEGVKMLPLKNPDPLTRAIGEVSNAIVDVMAEGRKMGMGKKHSKKHAKKAEEAKTEEKKGEPPV; translated from the coding sequence ATGATGGATATCCAGGATCCAATAAAAACTACTGTAGAAGAGATTCGAAAGGTCTTGAACATAGAAAACGTGATTGGGGAAGTAATAGAAAGTGAAGACAAAGTCATGATCCCGGTTACCCGAATGGGAATGGCATTCGGAGCAGGAATGGGTGAAGGAAAAGGTACTAGTAATGAAGGAGGATCTGCAGCTGCAGCTGGTGGAGGTGCAGGTATAGAACCAGTAGCCATGGTGGTAGTTTTCAAAGGCCAGAGTGGACCTGAAGGGGTTAAGATGTTGCCTTTAAAAAACCCAGATCCACTAACCCGTGCAATTGGTGAAGTAAGCAATGCCATAGTTGATGTCATGGCTGAAGGACGAAAAATGGGAATGGGCAAAAAACACAGTAAAAAACATGCTAAAAAGGCTGAAGAAGCAAAAACTGAAGAAAAAAAGGGTGAACCTCCAGTATAA
- a CDS encoding beta-ribofuranosylaminobenzene 5'-phosphate synthase has translation MIIKTPSRLHLTLIDLNGSIGRIDGGVGLTLEKPRLVLEMKQKGDEIAVKFKNRQNLPVNVVADYEDKIRTSASRMMEYLHLEGGYSFTVHETYPSHSGLGSGTQLSLAAGKLISDSDNYQISVPQIANIVGRGGTSGIGVASFDKGGFIIDGGHHHGEKPDFLPSSASKASPPPIIARYDFPLDWKVVLVIPHLEKHVSGEKEVNIFQKYCPVPLEEVQSLSHILLMKMMPAILEKDLEMFGEAVNTIQNIGFKKIENQLQNPVISKIMQHLRDAGAPGVGMSSFGPTIYAVTDSPQDIVSAARDTIKDVGGHIIETRAQNSGAVKE, from the coding sequence TTGATAATCAAAACTCCCTCCCGGCTGCATCTAACCCTAATAGATCTTAATGGTTCCATTGGTCGAATAGATGGTGGTGTGGGCCTTACACTTGAAAAACCCCGACTGGTTCTGGAAATGAAACAGAAGGGTGATGAAATCGCTGTAAAATTTAAAAACCGTCAGAATTTGCCGGTTAATGTTGTAGCTGATTATGAGGATAAAATAAGAACGTCTGCCAGTCGAATGATGGAATATCTTCATTTGGAAGGAGGATATAGTTTTACTGTTCATGAAACGTATCCATCTCATTCTGGTTTGGGTTCTGGCACTCAACTATCTCTGGCTGCAGGTAAACTCATTTCTGACTCTGATAATTATCAAATAAGTGTACCTCAGATTGCTAATATTGTTGGTAGGGGAGGTACATCGGGTATAGGTGTAGCATCCTTTGATAAAGGTGGTTTTATTATTGATGGAGGGCACCACCATGGTGAAAAACCTGACTTTTTACCTTCTTCTGCTTCAAAAGCATCACCCCCTCCAATTATTGCCCGATATGATTTCCCCCTGGACTGGAAGGTGGTTCTGGTTATTCCTCATCTTGAAAAGCATGTTTCCGGAGAAAAAGAGGTTAATATCTTCCAGAAATACTGTCCAGTACCTTTAGAAGAAGTTCAGTCTCTTTCACATATTCTCTTAATGAAGATGATGCCAGCTATCCTGGAAAAAGATCTGGAAATGTTTGGAGAAGCAGTTAACACCATACAAAATATTGGATTTAAAAAAATCGAAAACCAGCTGCAAAATCCAGTCATATCCAAGATAATGCAGCATCTTCGGGATGCTGGTGCACCTGGGGTGGGGATGAGTTCATTTGGACCTACCATTTATGCAGTTACTGACAGTCCTCAGGATATAGTAAGTGCAGCTCGTGATACTATTAAAGATGTGGGTGGGCATATTATTGAAACCAGGGCTCAAAATAGTGGTGCTGTTAAGGAATAA
- the tes gene encoding tetraether lipid synthase Tes yields the protein MVIKKTKSLCPECLQVVDAEVFEDQEKIMIKKTCPEHGEFENTYWQSSEAYRYAADYDYVGDGISNPRTTVEGECPQNCGLCAEHESQTILGLIDVTNRCNLRCPICFANAAVSKSLYEPTYEEIRQMLRNLRANQPVPTPAIQYAGGEPTVRKDIVELVKLAREEGFSHTQIATNGIKLAKDPELAQKLKDASLNTVYLQFDGVTEEPYIKARRRNLLPTKLEAIENCRKADLGIVLVPTLVKGINDDQVGDIIQFAIDNLDIIRGVNFQPVSFAGRTPADEVEEQRITIPTFQKLVEDQTDGQIGRDDFYPASSVIPITDFVEAIEGEDQVSFTCHPHCGAATYIFIDNDEIIPITEFVDVDRFFNLLSRSSDDIKDGGIVGKARVISRATMELPKTIDRNKKPDSLDITGILTKVFKERSYSALGDFHHKTLLISCMHFMDPWNFDQDRVRRCVIHYAVPDGRIIPFCSMNAIYRSEIEKKFAKPLKE from the coding sequence ATGGTCATAAAGAAAACAAAAAGCCTGTGTCCTGAATGTCTTCAAGTTGTGGATGCAGAAGTCTTTGAAGACCAGGAAAAAATAATGATAAAGAAAACGTGCCCAGAGCACGGTGAATTTGAAAACACTTACTGGCAAAGTTCAGAAGCTTACCGTTACGCAGCGGATTATGATTATGTTGGTGATGGAATTAGCAACCCTCGAACAACTGTGGAAGGGGAATGTCCTCAGAATTGTGGATTGTGTGCTGAACATGAGAGTCAGACCATATTAGGCCTTATTGATGTTACTAATCGTTGTAATCTTCGTTGTCCTATTTGTTTTGCTAATGCAGCTGTATCTAAATCTTTATATGAGCCTACTTATGAAGAAATACGCCAAATGCTACGGAACCTCCGTGCAAACCAACCAGTACCCACACCAGCCATTCAGTATGCGGGTGGTGAACCCACAGTACGAAAGGACATTGTGGAACTGGTGAAATTAGCCCGGGAAGAAGGATTCAGTCACACTCAAATTGCCACCAATGGAATTAAACTGGCTAAAGACCCAGAGCTTGCTCAGAAACTTAAAGATGCCTCTTTAAACACGGTTTATCTTCAGTTTGATGGAGTTACTGAGGAGCCCTACATAAAAGCCCGAAGACGTAACCTCCTACCAACCAAACTGGAAGCCATTGAAAACTGCCGTAAGGCAGATCTGGGAATTGTACTGGTGCCAACACTGGTTAAAGGAATCAATGATGATCAAGTTGGTGACATCATACAATTTGCAATTGATAACCTAGACATCATCCGGGGCGTTAACTTCCAGCCAGTGTCCTTTGCTGGTCGAACACCTGCAGATGAAGTGGAAGAACAGAGAATAACCATACCAACATTCCAGAAATTAGTGGAAGACCAGACCGATGGTCAGATCGGTAGAGATGATTTCTACCCTGCATCTTCGGTTATACCTATCACAGATTTTGTGGAAGCTATTGAAGGGGAAGATCAGGTTTCGTTCACTTGTCACCCTCACTGCGGTGCTGCAACCTACATTTTCATTGATAATGATGAAATTATCCCCATAACTGAGTTTGTGGATGTGGATCGCTTCTTCAACCTCCTTTCCCGTAGCAGTGATGATATAAAAGATGGTGGCATAGTAGGTAAAGCCAGGGTCATAAGCCGAGCCACAATGGAACTTCCCAAAACCATAGACCGGAATAAGAAACCTGATTCACTGGATATAACTGGAATACTGACTAAGGTCTTTAAAGAAAGATCTTACAGTGCTCTGGGAGATTTCCACCATAAAACATTGCTTATATCATGCATGCACTTTATGGATCCCTGGAACTTTGACCAGGACCGTGTTAGAAGATGTGTGATTCACTACGCAGTTCCTGACGGAAGAATAATACCATTCTGTTCTATGAATGCAATTTACCGTTCAGAGATTGAGAAAAAGTTCGCTAAGCCACTGAAAGAATAA
- a CDS encoding tRNA (N(6)-L-threonylcarbamoyladenosine(37)-C(2))-methylthiotransferase, producing the protein MKIYMETFGCTFNQADSQIIAGLLEENGGKIVKSPEEADVIIMNTCYVKQPTEQKITNRIGKLQAQFPQKKLLIAGCMVDIDPEKLEKMAPQAGWIGARRINSAPEVVEAVMKGHLVRETGHGDEFKTCLPRKRSNPWVHILQICEGCLGKCSYCCTRFARGGLQSYPISLLKSEAEQAVADGCVEIQLTAQDTAAYGKDSGETLADLINEISSIKGDFRIRVGMMHPKNIANDLESIITAFKNDKVYKFLHLPLQSGSDQILEDMNRDHSVEEYLEIVKHFQTEIPELSLATDIIVGYPTEGEDDFEGTMNVIREIRPDFLHISKYHHRPGTSSSLLPEIDHQTMKKRSRNLNDLKVEIATVNNKKLLGTHQKILITDKGSKGGYLGRTSSYKTVVVEEAILGTFLDVNITESRSTYLKGNPI; encoded by the coding sequence ATGAAAATCTACATGGAAACATTTGGTTGTACCTTTAACCAGGCAGACTCTCAGATAATTGCTGGTTTATTGGAAGAAAATGGTGGAAAAATTGTAAAATCCCCTGAAGAGGCGGATGTTATTATCATGAACACCTGTTACGTTAAACAACCCACTGAACAGAAGATCACTAATCGTATTGGGAAACTGCAGGCCCAGTTTCCACAGAAGAAGTTGCTTATTGCAGGGTGTATGGTAGATATTGATCCAGAAAAACTGGAAAAAATGGCACCACAGGCTGGATGGATTGGGGCTCGTAGGATAAATTCAGCTCCAGAAGTAGTTGAAGCAGTTATGAAGGGGCATCTGGTTAGGGAAACCGGTCATGGGGATGAGTTTAAAACCTGCCTCCCACGAAAACGTTCCAACCCATGGGTTCATATTCTTCAGATATGTGAGGGTTGTCTTGGTAAATGCAGTTACTGTTGCACCCGATTTGCACGGGGAGGATTGCAAAGTTATCCTATATCACTGTTAAAATCAGAAGCAGAGCAGGCAGTTGCAGATGGTTGTGTTGAAATCCAGCTTACCGCCCAGGATACTGCTGCTTATGGAAAAGACAGTGGAGAAACCCTGGCAGATCTCATAAATGAAATATCCTCTATTAAAGGTGATTTTCGCATAAGAGTAGGGATGATGCACCCTAAAAACATTGCAAATGATCTTGAATCAATTATAACTGCCTTTAAAAATGATAAGGTCTATAAATTCCTCCATCTTCCTCTGCAGAGTGGGAGTGATCAGATACTGGAGGATATGAATCGTGACCACAGTGTAGAGGAATACCTGGAAATAGTTAAACATTTCCAGACAGAAATACCTGAACTATCCCTGGCAACGGATATTATCGTTGGATACCCCACTGAGGGAGAAGATGATTTTGAGGGCACAATGAATGTAATCCGGGAAATTCGCCCTGATTTTTTACACATATCCAAATATCATCATCGTCCTGGTACCAGCTCTTCATTACTTCCGGAAATTGATCACCAAACCATGAAAAAGCGATCTCGCAATTTAAACGATCTTAAAGTGGAGATTGCAACGGTTAACAATAAGAAGCTACTGGGCACCCATCAAAAAATACTTATTACTGATAAGGGAAGTAAAGGAGGGTACCTTGGCCGTACCAGTTCATATAAAACAGTGGTGGTGGAAGAAGCAATTCTTGGAACCTTCCTTGATGTAAATATAACTGAGTCCAGGAGCACCTATCTGAAAGGTAATCCTATCTGA
- a CDS encoding protein-L-isoaspartate O-methyltransferase produces MKDEREKLVERLFSQGYIRTQKVKEAMLKVPREEFMPLENHSHAYLDRPFPIGKGQTISAPHMVAIIAEKLELEEGMNILEIGTGWGYNAAVVGEIVGKKGHVFTIERITSLAEKARENLEKTGYSNVVTVIEGDGTTGYPDKAPYHRIYATASAPKIPEPLKKQLKIGGKLIIPMGSDYFQELVSILRISDDKYQTQNLGGVIFVPMIGQHGWPEED; encoded by the coding sequence ATGAAGGATGAAAGAGAAAAACTGGTGGAAAGGCTCTTTAGCCAGGGATACATAAGAACCCAAAAAGTAAAAGAAGCTATGCTTAAAGTTCCCAGGGAGGAGTTCATGCCTCTGGAGAACCATTCTCATGCCTACCTGGATCGCCCCTTCCCTATTGGGAAAGGTCAAACCATTTCTGCACCACATATGGTGGCGATTATTGCCGAAAAGTTGGAACTAGAAGAAGGAATGAATATTCTGGAAATTGGAACTGGTTGGGGATATAACGCAGCGGTGGTAGGAGAAATTGTTGGAAAAAAAGGTCATGTATTTACCATAGAACGAATTACATCCCTGGCAGAAAAGGCCAGAGAAAATCTGGAGAAAACTGGATACTCTAATGTTGTAACGGTGATCGAAGGAGATGGAACCACAGGATATCCAGATAAAGCACCCTACCATCGAATTTACGCAACAGCCAGCGCACCAAAAATTCCAGAACCCCTTAAAAAACAGTTGAAAATTGGTGGCAAACTGATAATACCCATGGGATCAGACTACTTCCAGGAACTGGTATCTATCTTAAGAATTTCAGATGATAAGTACCAGACCCAGAATCTGGGAGGAGTAATTTTCGTTCCAATGATAGGTCAACATGGCTGGCCTGAAGAAGATTAA
- a CDS encoding hydantoinase/oxoprolinase family protein, with protein MKIAGFDIGGANTDLAVVEFDEKGKILNIKTDFSYLPMWIKKHELSKTLLELLGTDIDEIDAVGISMTAELADSYQNKSEGVLDISTRVMETFDLPVAFVGLNGMMDYDAVKKNPLQLAAANWIATAPLAAYMAPDCIFIDTGSTTTDIIPIKNGVECAKGRTDLQRLATGELVYTGTLRTNVATIVDKVPLGDDWVRTASEFFAVTADVHLVLENITREDYTSETPDGADNNRENSLLRLSRVVCGDLDLLSPDEVVKIAQFIYQKQVEQVAEALKEVSEREGITLVIATGLGMDIIGSEAAKLQGLEVRTMEEILTPTDCVVAPAVGTALLMEKFLRA; from the coding sequence TTGAAAATTGCAGGTTTTGATATTGGCGGAGCAAACACCGACCTTGCTGTGGTCGAATTTGATGAAAAAGGGAAAATTCTCAATATAAAAACAGATTTTTCTTATCTCCCCATGTGGATTAAAAAGCATGAACTTTCCAAGACTCTCCTGGAACTTTTAGGTACTGATATTGATGAAATTGATGCAGTTGGTATTTCCATGACTGCAGAACTTGCTGATAGTTACCAGAACAAGAGTGAAGGGGTTCTGGATATTTCAACCAGAGTTATGGAAACATTCGATCTGCCAGTTGCCTTTGTGGGTCTTAATGGTATGATGGATTACGATGCTGTGAAAAAGAATCCTCTGCAACTGGCTGCTGCTAACTGGATTGCCACGGCTCCGCTAGCTGCTTACATGGCTCCGGATTGTATATTTATAGATACAGGAAGTACCACCACGGATATAATTCCCATAAAAAATGGTGTAGAATGTGCTAAGGGAAGAACAGATCTCCAAAGGCTTGCAACCGGTGAATTGGTTTACACGGGCACCCTCCGCACCAACGTGGCAACCATTGTGGATAAAGTACCACTGGGAGATGATTGGGTGCGCACAGCATCAGAATTTTTTGCAGTAACTGCTGATGTGCACCTGGTTCTTGAAAATATCACCAGAGAAGATTACACCTCTGAAACTCCGGATGGTGCGGATAATAATCGGGAGAATTCGCTTTTAAGATTGTCACGGGTGGTATGTGGTGATCTGGATTTACTGAGTCCGGATGAAGTTGTGAAGATTGCACAGTTCATCTACCAGAAACAGGTAGAACAGGTGGCCGAAGCCCTTAAAGAAGTCAGTGAAAGGGAAGGTATAACGCTGGTAATTGCAACAGGATTGGGAATGGACATAATCGGAAGTGAAGCCGCAAAACTCCAGGGCCTGGAGGTTAGGACCATGGAAGAAATCCTCACCCCTACTGATTGTGTGGTGGCACCGGCAGTGGGAACCGCCCTTCTCATGGAGAAGTTTTTGCGTGCTTGA
- a CDS encoding CDP-2,3-bis-(O-geranylgeranyl)-sn-glycerol synthase, with protein sequence MDSSIFSVLILSAYAIYFMLPAYLANAGALTFGGGTPLDFGRSLNDGRRIFGDGVTWKGTIIGILIGIGIGLLQGAITGNMVHDLLMLGNPGIASLVQGTITSNVLQGALLGLVLGSGAIIGDACGSFIKRRFKVERGRPVPFMDQLDFVVGALLFASLVVTIPFALIILIIIISIFLHLGTNIIAYLLGMKNVWY encoded by the coding sequence ATGGACTCGAGTATTTTCAGTGTTTTGATTTTATCCGCTTATGCTATATACTTTATGTTACCGGCTTACTTAGCCAACGCTGGTGCCCTTACCTTTGGGGGAGGAACACCCCTTGACTTTGGCCGATCCCTAAATGACGGTCGTAGAATATTTGGTGATGGTGTCACATGGAAAGGGACCATCATTGGTATTCTAATCGGAATAGGTATCGGCCTGCTTCAAGGAGCAATAACTGGTAACATGGTACATGACCTTTTAATGTTAGGGAATCCTGGAATAGCTAGTCTGGTTCAAGGAACAATAACCAGCAACGTTTTACAGGGTGCATTGCTGGGCCTTGTACTGGGTAGCGGTGCGATTATAGGAGACGCTTGTGGGAGTTTCATTAAGAGAAGATTCAAAGTGGAACGAGGACGACCCGTACCATTTATGGATCAGTTAGATTTCGTGGTGGGTGCCCTACTATTCGCATCTTTGGTAGTAACTATTCCATTTGCTTTAATCATTCTTATAATTATAATTAGTATCTTCCTTCATTTAGGAACTAATATCATTGCCTATTTATTAGGTATGAAGAATGTTTGGTACTGA
- a CDS encoding ATP-grasp domain-containing protein, whose translation MSLLIFEYASALGIKDPSLAAEGKAMLRGLTCDLEYLPASYLISKNIDAIEGSKCKPLVIDGNIEDWILDNISQFDFCLPIAPEEDFILCGLTRLIEKNGVQVVGSDSDAVRICSDKYLTYSLLKDKVPVIPTHRVSWEDIGLYCQGISGDKKVVKPADGVSCSAVQIVDSEDSFKNATRKVREVSSLPYFLVQDYIEGVSASVSLLTNGKKAIPLSLNQQNISIKEGIINYNGGKVPMAHPLENEAKKIAKKAVESIPGLKGYVGVDVIIGDGQVHLVEINSRVTTPYVALRNMLSFNLGKAMIQAVQGDLPQEFSLEREIEIQKTGNRLHLKVIS comes from the coding sequence TTGAGTCTTTTAATTTTTGAATATGCCAGTGCACTGGGGATAAAAGATCCTTCCTTAGCTGCTGAAGGTAAAGCAATGCTCCGTGGTCTTACCTGTGACCTGGAATATTTACCTGCCAGCTACCTCATCTCCAAAAATATAGATGCCATTGAAGGAAGCAAGTGCAAACCACTAGTCATAGATGGAAATATTGAGGACTGGATTTTGGATAATATCTCTCAGTTTGATTTTTGTTTACCCATAGCCCCTGAAGAAGACTTCATACTGTGTGGATTGACACGGTTAATTGAGAAAAATGGTGTTCAGGTGGTTGGATCAGATTCAGATGCAGTACGCATCTGTTCAGATAAATACCTCACCTACAGCCTTCTCAAAGATAAAGTGCCAGTGATCCCCACCCACAGGGTTTCATGGGAGGATATTGGACTCTACTGCCAGGGAATTTCAGGCGATAAAAAGGTGGTAAAACCGGCAGATGGGGTTTCATGTTCTGCGGTACAGATTGTTGATTCTGAAGACTCTTTTAAAAATGCTACCCGGAAAGTGAGAGAAGTTAGCAGCCTTCCCTACTTCCTGGTGCAGGATTACATTGAAGGAGTAAGTGCCAGTGTAAGTTTACTTACCAATGGTAAAAAAGCCATTCCACTCAGTTTAAATCAACAGAATATCTCTATAAAAGAGGGTATCATAAATTATAATGGGGGAAAAGTTCCCATGGCCCACCCCCTGGAAAATGAAGCCAAAAAAATAGCTAAAAAAGCAGTTGAATCTATCCCTGGATTAAAGGGTTACGTGGGAGTTGATGTGATCATTGGTGATGGACAGGTTCATCTGGTGGAGATCAACTCTCGAGTAACCACTCCTTACGTGGCCCTTAGGAATATGCTCAGCTTTAATTTAGGTAAAGCTATGATTCAGGCTGTGCAGGGTGATCTTCCTCAGGAATTCAGCCTTGAAAGAGAGATAGAAATCCAGAAAACTGGTAATAGGCTCCATTTAAAGGTGATAAGTTGA
- a CDS encoding DUF2953 domain-containing protein: MSFLLIPLKLSLSFKKQGSEINGQFSLKFLGIRIFSKDIPEDEKDKAKKKEELEDKEEKTDEEDKFNLKRILKILNLVKESWPHIYRLITACYRSVSVEKFSLNMTLGMESPADTALFTGYIWSFTYPLNAITRIDAVITPDFDRRVLDGDLEVDVSLKLIWIVVGAVRAYTKKPVRELIGEMRS, encoded by the coding sequence TTGTCTTTTCTTTTGATTCCTCTAAAGTTATCCTTGTCCTTTAAAAAACAGGGATCTGAAATTAACGGTCAATTCAGTCTTAAATTTTTAGGTATACGCATTTTTTCCAAGGATATTCCTGAAGATGAAAAAGATAAGGCTAAGAAAAAGGAAGAACTGGAAGATAAAGAAGAAAAAACAGATGAAGAAGATAAATTTAACCTGAAACGTATTTTAAAGATTCTGAACTTAGTTAAAGAGTCATGGCCACATATTTACCGGTTGATTACTGCTTGCTATAGATCAGTGTCTGTGGAAAAATTCTCCCTGAACATGACATTGGGAATGGAAAGTCCAGCAGACACCGCCCTTTTCACCGGATATATCTGGTCTTTTACCTATCCTCTTAATGCCATCACCCGAATTGATGCAGTTATAACACCTGATTTTGATAGACGGGTACTTGATGGGGATTTGGAGGTGGATGTCAGTTTAAAGCTTATCTGGATAGTGGTAGGGGCAGTACGGGCATACACTAAAAAACCAGTGCGGGAACTGATTGGGGAAATGCGTAGCTAG